One stretch of Lysobacter sp. TY2-98 DNA includes these proteins:
- a CDS encoding indolepyruvate ferredoxin oxidoreductase family protein, translated as MTSTAELSSPASADTGLTRSVVDPDYTLDHKYSRVDGRIYLSGVQALVRLPLMQRLRDQAAGLNTGGFVSGYRGSPLGGFDLELWRAKKHLEGAGVKFTPGLNEDLGATMVWGTQQTGLFPGSKVDGVYGMWYGKGPGVDRCGDVFKHANAAGTAKHGGVLALAADDHACRSSTLPHGSEHEFVSALMPVLNPAGVQDILDMGLVGWAMSRYTGRWVGFKTIAETVESSASVDANPLALDIVIPTDFEMPDGGLNIRWPDPPLNQEMRLHQYAVKAAQAFSRANKIDRVVIDSPDARLGIITTGKSYLDVLQALEYLGLDERACRDLGIRVYKVGMTWPLEPVGLRAFARGLSDILVVEEKLSFIESQMKEQMYNWPERPSVVGKYDESGEWILPSTSELTPARIARVIAQRIQRFHDSSHIRDVLAWMEQKESELALPRAAFPRVPHYCSGCPHNTSTVVPEGSRAMAGIGCHYMVTWMDRNTDTFTHMGGEGVTWAGQAAFTETPHVFQNLGDGTYFHSGSLAIRQSIAAGVNITYKILYNDAVAMTGGQPVDGTLSVPQIAHQVRSEGVQTIVLLSDDIEKWSDHSIFPAGVEFLDRRELDNVQKRLREIKGVTVLIYDQTCATEKRRRRKRGKMVDPQKRVVVNSLVCEGCGDCGKKSFCVSVLPKETEFGRKREIDQSNCNKDFSCVEGFCPSFVTVEGGTLRKKKGSSAKDRLNDLPMPQLPALDKPWNILITGVGGTGVVTIGALLGMAGHLEGKGASVLDQTGLAQKGGAVTTHIRIANTPADIHAVRIAAGEADLVLGCDMVVVNDYWALSKVRSGRTQVVLNSYEAMPGTFTTRPDMDFPAADIVDAVRRALDGGEPHVVDATQLATALLGDAIATNLFMLGYAWQQGLVPVSFDALMRAVELNGAAIEMNKTAFTWGRLAAIDPQAVAEAAGLKTNRRTAAEATPHALPMLPPAQWEGHEAGGPSIPRVMPDHDDLRHVPSHADDNVIAMPLDDARLSRSLDEVIARRVKFLTEYQNAAYAKRYADFVAKVRSAEEAKAPGSTDLAEAVARYAFKLMAYKDEYEVARLYTSGEFERRVREQFEGDYKLRFHLAPPMLSKKDAQGRGVKKAYGPWVFTAFKLLAKLRGLRGTAFDVFGKTHERRMERQLIADYMRTLEGLLGKLDAGNVDLAAQIASIPEHIRGYGHVKEAHLEKAKAREAELLREWDNPLRLVRVA; from the coding sequence ATGACCAGCACCGCCGAACTTTCGTCGCCCGCCTCGGCCGACACGGGCCTGACGCGTTCCGTCGTCGACCCCGACTACACCCTCGACCACAAGTACAGCCGCGTCGACGGGCGCATCTACCTGTCGGGCGTGCAGGCCCTCGTGCGCCTGCCGCTGATGCAGCGCCTGCGCGACCAGGCCGCCGGGCTGAACACCGGCGGCTTCGTGTCCGGCTACCGCGGCTCGCCGCTCGGCGGCTTCGACCTCGAGCTCTGGCGCGCGAAGAAGCACCTCGAAGGCGCGGGCGTGAAGTTCACCCCGGGCCTCAACGAGGACCTGGGCGCGACGATGGTCTGGGGCACGCAGCAGACGGGCCTGTTCCCGGGCTCGAAGGTCGATGGCGTCTACGGCATGTGGTACGGCAAGGGCCCCGGCGTCGACCGCTGCGGCGACGTGTTCAAGCACGCCAACGCCGCCGGCACCGCGAAGCACGGCGGCGTGCTCGCGCTGGCAGCAGATGACCATGCGTGTCGCTCTTCGACCCTGCCGCACGGGTCCGAGCACGAATTCGTCAGTGCGCTGATGCCGGTGCTGAACCCGGCCGGCGTGCAGGACATCCTCGACATGGGCCTCGTGGGCTGGGCGATGAGCCGCTACACGGGCCGCTGGGTCGGCTTCAAGACGATCGCGGAGACGGTGGAGTCGTCCGCCTCGGTCGACGCCAATCCGCTGGCGCTCGACATCGTCATTCCGACCGATTTCGAGATGCCTGACGGCGGGCTCAACATCCGCTGGCCGGACCCGCCGCTGAACCAGGAAATGCGCCTGCACCAGTACGCGGTGAAGGCGGCGCAGGCGTTCTCGCGCGCGAACAAGATCGATCGCGTCGTCATCGATTCGCCCGATGCGCGCCTGGGCATCATCACCACCGGCAAGTCGTATCTCGACGTGCTGCAGGCACTCGAATACCTCGGCCTCGACGAGCGCGCCTGCCGCGATCTCGGCATCCGCGTCTACAAGGTCGGCATGACGTGGCCGCTCGAGCCCGTCGGTCTGCGTGCGTTCGCGCGTGGATTGAGCGACATCCTCGTCGTCGAGGAAAAGCTGTCCTTCATCGAGAGCCAGATGAAGGAGCAGATGTACAACTGGCCGGAGCGCCCGTCGGTCGTCGGCAAGTACGACGAAAGCGGCGAATGGATCCTGCCGTCGACGTCGGAACTGACGCCCGCGCGCATCGCGCGCGTGATCGCGCAGCGGATCCAGCGCTTCCACGACTCCTCGCACATCCGCGACGTGCTCGCGTGGATGGAACAGAAGGAGTCCGAACTCGCACTGCCGCGCGCCGCGTTCCCGCGCGTGCCGCACTACTGCTCGGGCTGTCCGCACAATACGTCGACGGTGGTGCCGGAAGGCAGCCGCGCGATGGCGGGCATCGGCTGCCATTACATGGTCACGTGGATGGATCGGAACACCGACACGTTCACGCACATGGGCGGCGAAGGCGTGACGTGGGCGGGCCAGGCCGCGTTCACCGAAACGCCGCACGTGTTCCAGAACCTCGGCGACGGCACGTATTTCCACAGCGGTTCGCTGGCGATCCGCCAGTCGATCGCCGCCGGCGTCAACATCACCTACAAGATCCTCTACAACGACGCGGTCGCGATGACGGGCGGCCAGCCGGTCGACGGCACGCTGTCGGTGCCGCAGATCGCGCACCAGGTGCGGTCCGAAGGCGTGCAGACGATCGTGCTGCTGTCCGACGACATCGAGAAGTGGAGCGATCACTCCATCTTCCCCGCCGGCGTCGAATTCCTCGACCGCCGCGAACTCGACAACGTCCAGAAGCGCCTGCGCGAGATCAAGGGCGTAACGGTGCTGATCTACGACCAGACCTGCGCGACCGAAAAGCGCCGTCGCCGCAAGCGCGGGAAGATGGTCGACCCGCAGAAGCGCGTCGTCGTGAACTCGCTGGTCTGCGAAGGCTGCGGCGACTGCGGCAAGAAGTCGTTCTGCGTCTCCGTGCTGCCGAAGGAAACCGAGTTCGGTCGCAAGCGCGAGATCGACCAGAGCAACTGCAACAAGGACTTCAGCTGCGTCGAAGGCTTCTGCCCGAGCTTCGTCACCGTCGAAGGCGGCACGCTGCGCAAGAAGAAGGGGTCGAGCGCGAAGGATCGTCTCAACGATCTGCCGATGCCGCAGCTGCCGGCGCTCGACAAGCCGTGGAACATCCTCATCACCGGCGTGGGCGGCACCGGCGTCGTCACGATCGGCGCGCTGCTCGGCATGGCGGGGCACCTCGAAGGCAAGGGTGCGTCGGTGCTCGACCAGACCGGCCTCGCGCAGAAGGGCGGCGCGGTCACCACGCACATCCGCATCGCGAACACGCCCGCCGACATCCATGCCGTGCGCATCGCGGCGGGTGAAGCCGACCTCGTACTCGGCTGCGACATGGTCGTCGTCAACGACTACTGGGCGCTGTCGAAGGTGCGCTCGGGCCGCACGCAGGTCGTGCTCAACAGCTACGAGGCGATGCCCGGCACGTTCACCACGCGTCCCGACATGGACTTCCCGGCCGCCGACATCGTCGACGCCGTGCGTCGCGCGCTCGACGGCGGCGAACCGCACGTGGTCGATGCGACGCAGCTCGCCACTGCGCTACTGGGCGATGCCATCGCGACCAACCTCTTCATGCTCGGCTATGCCTGGCAGCAGGGCCTGGTGCCGGTGTCGTTCGACGCGCTGATGCGCGCGGTCGAGCTCAACGGCGCCGCCATCGAGATGAACAAGACCGCGTTCACGTGGGGCCGCCTAGCCGCGATCGATCCGCAGGCCGTCGCGGAGGCGGCCGGCCTCAAGACGAACCGCCGCACCGCCGCCGAGGCCACGCCGCACGCGCTGCCGATGCTGCCGCCCGCGCAGTGGGAAGGCCACGAGGCCGGCGGCCCGAGCATCCCGCGCGTGATGCCCGACCACGACGACCTGCGCCACGTGCCCTCGCACGCCGACGACAACGTGATCGCGATGCCGCTCGACGACGCGCGTCTGTCGCGTTCGCTGGACGAGGTGATCGCGCGCCGCGTGAAGTTCCTCACCGAGTACCAGAATGCGGCGTACGCGAAGCGCTATGCCGACTTCGTCGCGAAGGTGCGCAGCGCGGAAGAAGCGAAGGCGCCGGGCAGCACGGATCTCGCCGAAGCCGTCGCGCGCTATGCGTTCAAGCTGATGGCCTACAAGGACGAATACGAAGTCGCGCGCTTGTACACCAGCGGCGAGTTCGAGCGTCGCGTGCGCGAGCAGTTCGAAGGCGACTACAAGCTGCGCTTCCACCTCGCGCCGCCGATGCTATCGAAGAAGGACGCGCAGGGTCGCGGCGTCAAGAAGGCCTACGGCCCGTGGGTGTTCACCGCATTCAAGCTGCTCGCGAAGCTGCGCGGCCTGCGCGGCACCGCGTTCGACGTGTTCGGAAAGACCCACGAGCGTCGCATGGAGCGCCAGCTCATCGCCGACTACATGCGCACCCTCGAAGGCCTGCTGGGCAAGCTCGATGCCGGCAACGTCGACCTCGCCGCGCAGATCGCGTCGATCCCGGAACACATCCGCGGCTACGGGCACGTCAAAGAAGCGCACCTCGAGAAGGCCAAGGCACGCGAGGCCGAGCTGCTGCGCGAATGGGACAACCCGCTGCGGCTCGTCCGCGTCGCCTGA
- a CDS encoding tetratricopeptide repeat protein, translating to MIRRSLLPAALLAIALGAASSAAFAQSVELPRLSEFYFDADASTVRPVLELKEKTPAAVDRLTRTVERKPEAVLETAQLAHYAMQGGQTDVGNNLYARALARIDLTNGLWKPVKWNYGWDLFRAGAVEDALGEWAEIGSRGVNASWMPTTYALALWKLGRKDDAIRWYAAAVRTEPTQWSTTAQYAQLLPQWKDDERATLAEVQAAWAANPPKWP from the coding sequence ATGATTCGCCGTTCCCTTCTGCCCGCTGCCCTGCTCGCCATCGCCCTTGGTGCCGCTTCGTCCGCCGCGTTCGCGCAGTCCGTCGAACTGCCGCGCCTGTCCGAGTTCTATTTCGACGCCGACGCGTCCACCGTCCGCCCGGTCCTCGAGCTCAAGGAGAAGACCCCGGCCGCCGTCGACCGTCTGACCCGCACGGTCGAGCGCAAGCCCGAGGCCGTGCTGGAAACCGCGCAGCTCGCGCACTACGCGATGCAGGGTGGCCAGACCGACGTCGGCAACAACCTCTATGCCCGTGCGCTCGCGCGCATCGACCTCACCAACGGCCTGTGGAAGCCGGTGAAGTGGAACTACGGCTGGGATCTGTTCCGCGCGGGCGCCGTCGAGGACGCGCTGGGCGAATGGGCCGAGATCGGCTCGCGCGGCGTCAACGCCAGCTGGATGCCGACCACCTACGCGCTCGCGCTCTGGAAGCTCGGCCGCAAGGACGACGCCATCCGCTGGTACGCCGCCGCCGTCCGGACGGAGCCGACCCAGTGGTCGACCACCGCGCAGTACGCGCAGCTATTGCCGCAGTGGAAGGACGACGAGCGCGCGACGCTCGCCGAAGTGCAGGCCGCGTGGGCCGCCAATCCGCCGAAGTGGCCGTAA